CCAGCCATAAGCCGTGTTCCAGTTAGCGTAATCCTTCAGCGGGCCGGTGGAAAGAATAATCGCGTTTAAGCTCGCCTGTATCGTGCCCGTCGAAGCCACCAGCGCGGCGGTGGAGGTTATCAGCGGCGCACCCCATGAGTAGGCCGTGTTCCAGTTAGCGTAGTCCTTCAGCGGTCCGGTGGAAAGAATAACCGCGCTTAAACTGGACTGTATTGTTCCGGTCGACGCCACCAGCGCGGCGGTGGAGGTTATCAGAGGCGCACCCCATGAGTAGGCCGTATTCCAGTTGGCGTAATCCTTCAGCGGTCCGGTGGAAATAATAACCGCGCTTAAACTGGACTGTATTGTTCCGGTCGAAGCCACCAGCGCGGCGGTGGAGGTTATAAGAGGCGCACCCCATGAATAAGCCGTGTTCCAGTTACCGGCGTTAGCCAGCGGCGCAGTGGACGCGATTACAGCATTAAGGTCGTTTCTAAGCGTAGCAGTGGCGACGCCGACAGCGGAAGCATTCGCATATCCCGCCGCCGCATGATTGCCCCAGCCATAGGCTGTGTTCCAGTTTGTTGCATTAGCCAGCGGCGCAGTGGACGTTATTACAGTATTAAGGTCGGTCCTAAGCGTCGCGGTGGCGATACCGACAGCGGAGCTGTTTGCATACCCAGCCAGCGCATGATTACCCCAGCCGTAAGCCGTGTTCCAGTTGGCGACATTAGCCAGCGGCGCAGTGGACGCGATTACTGCGTTGAGGTCGGTCCTAAGCGCCGCGGTGGAGATCCCGACAGCCGAACCGTTTGCATATCCCGCCAGGGCATGATTGCCCCAGCCGTACGCGGTGTTCCAGTTGGCGGCATTAGCCAACGGCGCAGTAGACGCTGTCACCGCGTTCAGGTCGGTGCGCAATGTCCCTGTAGCCACGCTTATAGCGGCATCGCCGCTTGAGCGCGCGGTTGTCTCCGCTGACAGGTTCCCCGCTATCGTAGCGGTGGCGGCAGCGACATCGGCGCGTATTGCCTTAGCCGCAAGCTGGCTGTTCAGTGTGGCGGTATCCGCCGCTACCGTGTTAAACCTGGAACTTAATGAACTGTCCGCATTGACGCGGCTGGTTATTTCCGCCGCAAGGTTTCCGGCTATAGTGGTGGTATCGGCTGCCACGGCGCTGAACTGCTGGGAATTTATGTTCGTCAGCGCCGAGCCGTTCAACGCCGGTAAATTACCGCTTCCGTCCAGCTTCACCAGCTTGTCCGGCGCATTAAAGCTGTTGCCCTGCAATGTCACGCTTGAATTCAGAGCGCTGAATACCGTGCCCGCAAGGTGCAGTGCGGCCTCGTCGGCGGTATAGGGCGTGCCGCTGGTGCCGTCGCCGCATGCCCAGGCGGAACCGTTCCACTTCGGAACCTGATTGTTAGTACAGCCGCTCTGGTTGAGCTTTGCCAATGTTATGACGGCGTTGGATATATGGGCCGGAGTGTTTATCGCCCCCGCGGCTATCGACGAGACAACGACACTGCCGCCCAAAACGCCTGTTGCGGACAATTTTGATATTGCTATCGCCGCCGCGGGGCTTATGTCCGCATCGGTAATAGCGCCTGCCGCGATGGAGCCGGGCCGCACGCCGTTGGCCGCCACAGAGGACGCCAGCACATTATAAAGTCCGCCCCCGTCGCCGTAATATTTTGCCGCGGATGAAAAACCGACTATATAAACATTGGTGGATATCCTGACGCCCGCTCCTAAGGCGGGCAGGGTTTCGGAAGACACTATAACGTTCCCGGACAGGCGCAATTGCGCCATGGTAAGCGCTCCCGTGAAGGTTTTATCTCCGGCGATAGTCTGAGCGGAGGCGTCGGTGGAAACAAAGGCGTCATACGCGCGCCCGGAAAGGCTGTAGGCGTTGAATGCATAAGGCGCCGTTATAAGCCTTTGCCTGGGGCTGAGCGCTGTGCCGTCCACGGTGATCTGAAGCCAGGCGTCCGTGTTTTTAAAGACGGACGGAGGGATGGCGGCGACGGCCCCAAGCTGCACGGCCAGCACCCCGTTAGCCACGGTAATGCCGGTCTGGCTCTCGGTCCAAAGCTGGGTTCCGCCCGATAGAGCGTCGTATACGCCGAAAGTAAAGTCATGCGGCCCGCTAAGAGGATTATTGCCTGAGTCGGTAAGGCGCCCCTGGAAATTCATCAGCCCCGGCGGGGTTTGCGCGGAAGCCTGCGGTATCAGCGCCAGGAACAGCGCCGCCATACAAATATAAAAAACGGGGATATTGGCCTTTTTCATAACAACTCCTTACCCTTAAATTCTTGTGCTTTTCTTCTCTTTGGAAGTCTGACCAGGAACAGCGTATATTTGTCAATCTTGCTGTCTACAAATATCCGTCCGCCCAATGCGGTAACGGCCTTCTGAACTATATTCAACCCCAGCCCGGCGCCGGGAATCCTCCCGCCTCTTTCCCTGTCCTGTCCGGCGCGGTAAAACTTGGTAAAGAGATGCGGTATATCCGCTGACGCGATCCCGGGCCCGGTATTGCGCACGTGAAACACCGCCTCGTCGACAGTTTCCGTAAGGTATACGTTCACCTCACCGCCGCTCGGCGTATATTTTATCGCGTTTAGCAGGAGGTTGCTTACTATCTGCTTTATCAGTTCTTCCGGCGCCGTTATTGTAACCGCTTTAGTGAGCTGGTACAACGGCCGGATTTTTACGCCGTTGGTCCGGGCAATAGGCATAAAAATAGTCATTGTTTCCCTGAAGATCTTATCAAGCGGCACGTCTTTCACTTCGCTGCCGGAATACAGCCCCGCGTCTCCCCTGAACAGCTTAAGCGCGTTTGAAAGCAAATTCTCCATGCGCAGCACAGCCGCCGTCATAGTTTCCAGAACTTCACCGGAGCTTTTCGTGTCGCGCGCTATCTTTTCGTCCTGCCAGAGTTCCAGATATCCTTTCAGTCCGCTGAGTGGCGCGCTTATCTCATGCGTAAGTGTATGGAGTATATTATCGCGGGACTCCAGCAGTTCATGAAGACGCCCGGCCATTGAATTAAAGCTGCGGGTCAGCGTTCCCAGTTCATCATTCGTGCGCACCGGCACGGAAACATCCATGCGGCCGGCGGCCAGCAGGCCGGTCGCCTGCGCCAGCACCTCGATGGGGCCTGTAAACAGGCGGGCAACCCACGCATTCACTATCAGGCCCAGCAGCAGGAAGGCCCCGGCTATTCCCGCTGTCCAGTTTATAAGCGGAGCCAGGGCGCTGTTAACCTCGTCGTCAATGATCCTGCGGATAAAGCCGAAACGCACAAGGCCCCTGTCCGTCGCGGGCTCTTCGATCTTTACTGTGGAGCTGCCGGAAACCTGCAGGGAGATCCCGCCGGTAGAAACCTGCAGGCTGCTTTGCGGAGCGCCCGAGGCTGAAGGATAAAGCGAAACAGTGTAGCGCACAGGACCGGCCGAAGACAGAACATTGCGCTCAAGGTAAAACAGTTCCCTGCTTTCCTCTCCTATCTTAAAATTATGTCCGCCGTAGGAAATTGAGGCGAACGCGAGCTCCGGGTGCGCTTTCTGAAGGAACATAAGATAGCTGACAGCCATAAGCCTGTCGTGGCTGTCAAACGATTCTTTGGCTATGTGCGTAGTTCCCTCCATCAGCGCCTCAAGGCGCTGTATGGCCTGGCTGTGCATCATTTTGCGCTGGGTATGTATGACCATCGCCGCGATGGAAACTACGACCGACATGATCAGCGCCGAGGTTATCAACTGCTGTTTGTGCCTTATTTTCATAATTACCTGCCCTTCTCGTCCTTCAGGCGGCGCAAAGCGCTGAGCGCATCGGAGTTGTCCGGCTCCGCTTCCAGCACTTGCTCAAAGATTTCGCGCGCTTTGTCAATTTCCTTGTTCGCGTAATAGTTCACGCCGAGATCAAGCATCTTCTCTATTTCTTCCCGGGACAACACGGGCCTGGGGGCGGCGGCGGGTTCCGCGGGCTTTGGAGCCGCCGCGGAACGCGCCAGCCGTGAAATGGAGTTTATATACCCCTTTATCGCTTTCTTGAGAGCGAGGCTTTTTTCGTATTCGTAAGCTTTATTCCAGGCGTACAGCGAATTTTTATATTTTTCCATTCCCAGGTAAGCTATCCCCATGTTCTGCCAGGCCGCCGCAGCTTTCGGATCCAGGTCTATTATGGAAGACGACAGGCTTACGGCTTCCCGGTAACGGCCGTCCTTTATAGCCTCCTCCGACCTGGATAGTTTTTCGGCTATGGCACGCTCAATCGCGGAAAGTTCCGGGGTAACGAAGACTGTAACGGTAGTTGTCCGCACTTCCGCGGCCGGGGGTGTCTTAAGGTTGCGAAGGGCTTCCATAAGCATTTCCAGCGTTTCTTCCTGTTCGCCGGGCTTTCCGAAGTGGAAGGTTATGGCCATGCGATGGCTGCCTGAAGTCGACGCGATCGTGCCGAGCGGCAGGGAAAAACCGTAATCCAGCTGCACCCTGCGGTTGCGGTAGGAAAGCCCGAGGCTGAACTGCTTGTAATCCCT
The genomic region above belongs to Elusimicrobiota bacterium and contains:
- a CDS encoding fibrinogen-like YCDxxxxGGGW domain-containing protein → MKKANIPVFYICMAALFLALIPQASAQTPPGLMNFQGRLTDSGNNPLSGPHDFTFGVYDALSGGTQLWTESQTGITVANGVLAVQLGAVAAIPPSVFKNTDAWLQITVDGTALSPRQRLITAPYAFNAYSLSGRAYDAFVSTDASAQTIAGDKTFTGALTMAQLRLSGNVIVSSETLPALGAGVRISTNVYIVGFSSAAKYYGDGGGLYNVLASSVAANGVRPGSIAAGAITDADISPAAAIAISKLSATGVLGGSVVVSSIAAGAINTPAHISNAVITLAKLNQSGCTNNQVPKWNGSAWACGDGTSGTPYTADEAALHLAGTVFSALNSSVTLQGNSFNAPDKLVKLDGSGNLPALNGSALTNINSQQFSAVAADTTTIAGNLAAEITSRVNADSSLSSRFNTVAADTATLNSQLAAKAIRADVAAATATIAGNLSAETTARSSGDAAISVATGTLRTDLNAVTASTAPLANAANWNTAYGWGNHALAGYANGSAVGISTAALRTDLNAVIASTAPLANVANWNTAYGWGNHALAGYANSSAVGIATATLRTDLNTVITSTAPLANATNWNTAYGWGNHAAAGYANASAVGVATATLRNDLNAVIASTAPLANAGNWNTAYSWGAPLITSTAALVASTGTIQSSLSAVIISTGPLKDYANWNTAYSWGAPLITSTAALVASTGTIQSSLSAVILSTGPLKDYANWNTAYSWGAPLITSTAALVASTGTIQASLNAIILSTGPLKDYANWNTAYGWGDHAGAGYAKVTAAQIFTGASTFTSTAAFTAQNASVPGVTISSGLVVSAGNVGIGTTGPVTDLHIQGSTAYDSLTGLNLVNGSADYGRAQLRLTGRFQAGNDGWAMNGRDNILFAANANASGVGIGALGTDKFAIQYQMADDKLGILSAAGGASPLMVFQQNGNVGIGTTAPGGVLEIGSPLADSQGKILRFTSGSTEWLKLTRLDSSSTAMLQSAANIILQPTYGSVGIGTTGPGALVDVNGTGLFRSALNLGSVGSSGGTAGTLAFGGISGSIDGFTVTNTAGNYLSFKANSTASAYFIINNLGNFGIGTTGPGAKLSVSGGMAVGSSYATTAVPDGNAIISGSVGIGTTGPQATLDVNGGVRVGNFTTAGRPSATTANKGTFIFDTTEGRPYVSNGSVWKPLDSDYDKDGITDAIDADDTNPNDATAVASDLAYNKTCYARGQRLTGTYMPVYPSCKAIKNAGASTGDGIYWIDPNGGSNSDAFQIYCDMTTDGGGWTLIAGIADNQAHNVAAAVTPGNLTSVNGKGKLSDAVINSIRTAPGSEGIVRLNCQGNGGSAPDYFDYRTTAWHADFGTAPNGTGWDVYTQPWGTAPYTTGGVGYETSGSGCWSYSTWGGTEIYGYNGWTGCYPGATNGSWPFINGWTWIR
- a CDS encoding HAMP domain-containing sensor histidine kinase → MKIRHKQQLITSALIMSVVVSIAAMVIHTQRKMMHSQAIQRLEALMEGTTHIAKESFDSHDRLMAVSYLMFLQKAHPELAFASISYGGHNFKIGEESRELFYLERNVLSSAGPVRYTVSLYPSASGAPQSSLQVSTGGISLQVSGSSTVKIEEPATDRGLVRFGFIRRIIDDEVNSALAPLINWTAGIAGAFLLLGLIVNAWVARLFTGPIEVLAQATGLLAAGRMDVSVPVRTNDELGTLTRSFNSMAGRLHELLESRDNILHTLTHEISAPLSGLKGYLELWQDEKIARDTKSSGEVLETMTAAVLRMENLLSNALKLFRGDAGLYSGSEVKDVPLDKIFRETMTIFMPIARTNGVKIRPLYQLTKAVTITAPEELIKQIVSNLLLNAIKYTPSGGEVNVYLTETVDEAVFHVRNTGPGIASADIPHLFTKFYRAGQDRERGGRIPGAGLGLNIVQKAVTALGGRIFVDSKIDKYTLFLVRLPKRRKAQEFKGKELL